The Rhodopseudomonas palustris genome window below encodes:
- a CDS encoding peptidase, with protein MVGVSGSELHQELLFAFGGGERDVTVALLDGLVDRTHDCFIGAPLKPLNTAVAQHTGDDAPPSAQATHLASLLFGQPCRSVEGIAPMCRGLLAPIFSDARSVCGQADLADAITRALDHGADIILIGAGAFERPWYPGFALADAVAKCNASKTLIVTSAGSKGCTTLLRRCGALNLLPVAALDSVGQLLGGQCRDLGDIGIAIPGTSVSGAALEGRVVQRSNPNVAAGMVAGVAAVLLGVLCRAGGARDPGAVAEAIRMTATPRGALGGSDYPATWTGRKSLETAAAYLTGRYESAYASSLFETWYRARAGATRSDHAAFRPRA; from the coding sequence ATGGTTGGCGTGTCTGGAAGCGAGCTCCACCAGGAGCTTCTGTTCGCGTTCGGCGGCGGCGAGCGCGATGTTACCGTGGCGCTGCTCGACGGATTGGTCGACCGCACCCATGATTGTTTCATCGGCGCGCCCCTCAAGCCCCTCAACACCGCAGTCGCCCAGCACACCGGCGACGACGCCCCACCAAGCGCACAAGCTACCCATCTGGCCAGCCTCCTCTTCGGGCAACCCTGCCGGTCGGTGGAGGGCATCGCGCCGATGTGCCGCGGGCTATTGGCACCGATCTTCAGTGATGCCCGATCGGTGTGCGGACAGGCCGATCTGGCCGACGCGATCACGCGGGCGCTCGATCATGGAGCCGACATCATCCTGATTGGTGCCGGAGCGTTCGAACGCCCCTGGTATCCGGGCTTCGCCTTGGCGGACGCGGTCGCCAAGTGCAACGCCAGCAAGACGCTGATCGTCACCAGCGCCGGCAGCAAAGGTTGCACCACGCTGCTCCGTCGTTGCGGCGCTTTGAACTTGCTGCCGGTCGCAGCCCTCGACAGTGTCGGCCAGCTCCTCGGCGGCCAATGCCGCGACCTCGGCGACATCGGAATCGCCATTCCCGGCACCAGCGTATCCGGCGCGGCCTTGGAAGGCCGAGTGGTGCAGCGAAGCAACCCAAATGTGGCGGCGGGGATGGTGGCGGGGGTGGCGGCGGTTTTGTTGGGGGTGTTGTGCAGGGCGGGCGGGGCGCGCGATCCAGGGGCGGTCGCCGAGGCGATCCGGATGACCGCGACACCGCGGGGCGCGCTCGGCGGATCCGATTACCCGGCGACCTGGACCGGCCGCAAGAGCCTGGAGACCGCCGCCGCCTACCTGACGGGGCGCTACGAGAGCGCCTACGCGTCCAGCCTGTTTGAAACCTGGTATCGCGCCCGGGCGGGCGCGACCCGGTCGGATCACGCCGCGTTTCGCCCGCGGGCGTGA
- a CDS encoding 2-oxoacid:acceptor oxidoreductase family protein → MNAKYPGIPSVIHGNGAVAQVMGHVCGGVIGYPITPSTEISEIYEAFRSSGGCNVWGKHPFFFEPEGEHSAQSGALGAALTGGKFISNASSSQGILYGLESHYVTVGKKVGGFVLQVAARVVSKHSLNVMAGHDDVYALLSSGYTILFGSNPQEAADLAAISYKVAAMSLIPVANAMDGFATSHMLSEALMPEPDLLREFLGDPAGRIKCPTVAQEMLFGAKGRVFQLKQYLLRHEADFMPSDLASLRKFLDDNADTIETDNAGTIVVETLAYVPEELRGQWKRQWINAPEKGTRQLVPALVDIDNPGLTGGVQNQPDFQAGAVDHRTHFANSVPRFVTEAMAEYAALTGREYKPVMTYMCDDAEHVVVGLGSVTDDAEAVAAYLRSQGKKVGVVSVKMLQPFPEAELVEALKGKTAVTVLERSEVTALTQLVTQALCKARENGDAGVRHAGIPALTKLPKITTAIFGLGGHDLQPRDLIACYANMEKQDSAPFVYLGTKFFTENPSPRMEALQNRLKAAYPETQFMALPTGQNPNLLPPSAFRIRFHSIGGYGTIASGKLLTDILAGALDMHSKSAPKYGSEKSGAPTNYYITLSPEPVKITNAELEDVEIVISPDHKVFVHTNPLRGLVAGGTFILQTNLSPLEVWRDLPAKARQTIRDKKIKFYVIDAFAVAKRHAPTAELETRMMGIAFIGAVCGNVDRVVADASQDAMLNKIRQQISKKFGAKGGDIVEGNMAVIREGLEATHKVDYDAAEFGEDAIKAAPKAKRDASISASMCRVAAPASAAGFLDPEYYDDVLAAPFRDGTIAEAPVLPGIGMFMPAGSAAAKDKGLFRRNVPEFKADLCTGCMECALVCPDAAIPNAVHDIHELLLTAIKQLDIAPAQQDGLREKVPALTEAIRDVYRSGKDDKPFHDIVAQAAEALKLDNATLNRNFGKLSAALSVYPVARTRPFFDAMEKSQPGTGGLYSVSVDPWKCSGCLECIDVCGPGALVDREQDEPMLEQLQARFEFLSRTPNTPARFTESATKPEGETKRLMLDRANYYATTGGHGACRGCGEVTAIRLVTSTNHAIHDKRRKDHIRELETLIDQLNAKRALVAGDEARAARIDQTLKTLEKRLYLYESGPTGNGPSGMVIANATGCSSVYASTFPFNPYTDPWVNSLFQDTPAVAKGIFEGLTAKASEDFRALRIAKLELADAYDAAKHDGYFRYFGWSEFTPEERSMLPTVLSMGGDGATYDIGFGALSRLLATKTPIKVVVLNTGAYSNTGGQTSTASLTGQDSDLSRFGIAQHGKQESRKELGLIASFHPNVFVVQTATALQGHFLKNVMEFLNHTSSPAVLDVYTPCQAEHGIGDAVANRQARLAVESRMNPVFVHDPRKGSKLNNWFSLDGNPEADQDWATKTIEYVDESGKPQLLKAKLTPADFAHTEVRFRKQFKPLKKDDGALPIDEYVALDPAARAGKTPFIYATDADKKLIKLSVGETVVALVEERRKYWRTLQYLGGFDVRALDEAHSAELAALQHQYDEQVKARESSLDQIARGMSELAASSNAPAAGGLAGLMAGLAPAPAAAAAQTNGAKQANGNGAEPIHIDDADLGKCTNCKSCYQDVPEVFELTKIVVDGAPKDVAHVIPGVFSKLKVTPELSAKLSRAAANCDAEIIR, encoded by the coding sequence ATGAACGCAAAATATCCTGGCATTCCCTCAGTGATCCACGGCAACGGCGCGGTCGCGCAGGTGATGGGGCATGTCTGCGGCGGCGTCATCGGCTACCCGATCACGCCTTCGACCGAGATCTCGGAAATCTATGAGGCGTTCCGCTCGTCCGGCGGCTGCAACGTCTGGGGCAAGCATCCGTTCTTCTTCGAACCGGAAGGCGAACACTCGGCGCAGTCCGGCGCGCTCGGCGCGGCGCTGACCGGCGGCAAGTTCATCTCCAACGCCTCGTCGTCCCAGGGCATCCTGTACGGCCTGGAGTCGCACTACGTCACCGTCGGCAAGAAGGTCGGCGGTTTCGTGCTGCAGGTCGCCGCGCGCGTGGTGTCGAAGCACTCGCTGAACGTGATGGCCGGCCATGACGACGTCTATGCGCTGCTGTCGTCGGGCTACACCATCCTGTTCGGCTCCAATCCGCAGGAAGCCGCCGACCTCGCCGCGATCTCTTATAAGGTCGCCGCGATGTCGCTGATCCCGGTCGCCAACGCGATGGACGGCTTTGCGACCTCGCACATGCTGTCCGAAGCCCTGATGCCGGAGCCGGACCTGCTGCGCGAATTCCTCGGCGACCCGGCCGGCCGTATCAAGTGCCCGACCGTGGCGCAGGAGATGCTGTTCGGCGCCAAGGGCCGCGTGTTCCAGCTCAAGCAGTATCTGCTGCGGCACGAAGCCGACTTCATGCCGTCCGACCTCGCCTCGCTCAGGAAATTCCTCGACGACAACGCCGACACGATCGAGACTGATAACGCCGGCACCATCGTGGTCGAGACCCTCGCTTACGTGCCGGAAGAGCTGCGCGGCCAGTGGAAGCGGCAGTGGATCAACGCGCCCGAGAAGGGCACCCGACAGCTGGTGCCGGCGCTGGTCGACATCGACAATCCGGGCCTGACCGGCGGCGTGCAGAACCAGCCCGACTTCCAGGCCGGCGCGGTCGACCACCGCACGCACTTCGCCAATTCGGTGCCGCGCTTCGTCACCGAAGCGATGGCCGAATACGCCGCGCTGACCGGCCGCGAATACAAGCCGGTGATGACCTATATGTGCGACGACGCCGAACACGTCGTGGTCGGCCTCGGTTCGGTCACCGACGACGCCGAAGCGGTCGCGGCTTATCTGCGCTCGCAGGGCAAGAAGGTCGGTGTGGTGTCGGTCAAGATGCTGCAGCCGTTCCCGGAAGCCGAACTGGTCGAAGCGCTGAAGGGCAAGACCGCCGTCACCGTGCTGGAGCGTTCGGAAGTCACCGCGCTGACCCAGCTGGTCACCCAGGCGCTGTGCAAGGCCCGCGAGAACGGCGACGCCGGCGTGCGTCACGCCGGCATCCCGGCGCTGACCAAGCTGCCGAAGATCACCACCGCGATCTTCGGCCTCGGCGGCCACGATCTGCAGCCGCGCGACCTGATCGCCTGCTACGCCAATATGGAGAAGCAGGACTCGGCGCCGTTCGTGTATCTCGGCACCAAGTTCTTCACCGAGAACCCGTCGCCGCGGATGGAAGCGCTGCAGAACCGGCTGAAGGCGGCGTATCCGGAAACTCAGTTTATGGCGCTGCCGACGGGGCAGAACCCGAACCTGCTGCCGCCCTCCGCGTTCCGCATCCGCTTCCACTCGATCGGCGGCTACGGCACCATCGCGTCGGGCAAGCTGCTGACCGACATCCTGGCCGGCGCGCTCGACATGCATTCGAAGTCGGCGCCGAAATACGGCTCGGAAAAGAGCGGCGCGCCGACCAACTACTACATCACGCTGTCGCCGGAGCCGGTGAAGATCACCAACGCCGAGCTGGAAGACGTCGAGATCGTGATCTCGCCGGACCACAAGGTGTTCGTGCACACCAACCCGCTGCGCGGCCTGGTTGCGGGCGGCACCTTCATCCTGCAGACCAACCTGTCGCCGCTCGAGGTGTGGCGTGATCTGCCGGCCAAGGCGCGCCAGACCATCCGCGACAAGAAGATCAAGTTCTACGTGATCGATGCCTTCGCGGTGGCCAAGCGCCACGCGCCGACCGCCGAACTCGAGACCCGCATGATGGGCATCGCCTTCATCGGCGCGGTGTGCGGCAACGTCGACCGCGTGGTCGCCGACGCTTCGCAGGACGCGATGCTCAACAAGATCCGTCAACAGATCTCGAAGAAGTTCGGCGCCAAGGGCGGCGACATCGTCGAGGGCAACATGGCGGTGATCCGCGAGGGTCTCGAAGCCACCCACAAGGTCGATTACGACGCCGCCGAGTTCGGCGAGGACGCCATCAAGGCCGCCCCGAAGGCCAAGCGCGACGCCTCGATCTCGGCCTCGATGTGCCGCGTCGCGGCGCCGGCTTCGGCCGCGGGCTTCCTCGATCCGGAGTACTATGACGACGTGCTCGCCGCGCCGTTCCGCGACGGCACCATCGCCGAAGCGCCGGTGCTGCCGGGCATCGGCATGTTCATGCCGGCCGGCTCCGCCGCCGCCAAGGACAAGGGCCTGTTCCGCCGCAACGTGCCGGAGTTCAAGGCCGACCTCTGCACCGGCTGTATGGAATGCGCGCTGGTCTGCCCCGACGCTGCGATCCCGAACGCGGTGCACGACATCCACGAACTGCTGCTGACCGCGATCAAGCAGCTCGACATCGCGCCCGCCCAGCAGGACGGCTTGCGCGAAAAGGTGCCGGCGCTGACCGAGGCGATCCGCGACGTGTATCGCTCCGGCAAGGACGACAAGCCGTTCCACGACATCGTGGCGCAGGCTGCCGAAGCGCTGAAGCTCGACAACGCCACGCTGAACCGCAACTTCGGCAAGCTGTCGGCGGCGCTGTCGGTGTATCCGGTGGCCCGCACCCGGCCGTTCTTCGACGCGATGGAGAAGAGCCAGCCGGGCACCGGCGGTCTGTACTCGGTGAGCGTCGACCCGTGGAAGTGCTCGGGCTGTCTCGAATGTATCGACGTCTGCGGCCCCGGCGCGCTGGTCGATCGTGAGCAGGACGAGCCGATGCTGGAGCAGCTCCAGGCGCGGTTCGAATTCCTCAGCCGCACCCCGAACACCCCGGCGCGGTTCACCGAAAGCGCGACCAAGCCGGAAGGCGAGACCAAGCGCCTGATGCTCGATCGCGCCAATTACTACGCGACCACCGGCGGCCACGGCGCCTGCCGCGGCTGCGGCGAAGTCACCGCGATCCGTCTGGTCACCTCGACCAACCACGCGATCCACGACAAGCGCCGCAAGGACCACATCCGCGAGCTGGAGACCCTGATCGACCAGCTCAATGCCAAGCGGGCGCTGGTCGCCGGCGACGAGGCGCGCGCCGCCCGGATCGACCAGACCCTGAAGACGCTGGAGAAGCGGCTGTATCTCTATGAGAGCGGCCCGACCGGCAACGGCCCGTCCGGCATGGTGATCGCCAACGCCACCGGCTGCTCGAGCGTGTATGCGTCGACCTTCCCGTTCAACCCCTACACCGATCCGTGGGTGAACAGCCTGTTCCAGGACACGCCTGCCGTCGCGAAGGGCATCTTCGAAGGTCTCACCGCCAAGGCGTCGGAGGACTTCCGGGCGCTGCGCATCGCCAAGCTCGAACTGGCCGACGCCTATGATGCGGCCAAGCACGACGGCTACTTCCGCTACTTCGGCTGGAGCGAATTCACGCCGGAAGAGCGGTCGATGCTGCCGACCGTGCTGAGCATGGGCGGCGACGGCGCCACCTACGACATCGGCTTCGGCGCGCTGTCGCGTCTGCTCGCCACCAAGACCCCGATCAAGGTCGTGGTGCTGAACACCGGCGCCTATTCCAACACCGGCGGCCAGACCTCGACGGCGAGCCTCACCGGCCAGGACAGCGACCTGTCGCGGTTCGGTATCGCCCAGCACGGCAAGCAGGAATCCCGCAAGGAGCTCGGCCTGATCGCCTCGTTCCATCCGAACGTGTTCGTGGTGCAGACCGCGACCGCGCTGCAGGGCCACTTCCTGAAGAACGTGATGGAGTTCCTGAACCACACCTCGTCGCCGGCGGTGCTCGACGTCTATACGCCATGCCAGGCCGAGCACGGCATCGGCGACGCCGTCGCCAACCGCCAGGCGCGTCTTGCGGTCGAAAGCCGGATGAATCCGGTGTTCGTCCACGACCCGCGCAAGGGCAGCAAGCTCAACAACTGGTTCTCGCTCGACGGCAACCCCGAGGCCGACCAGGACTGGGCCACCAAGACGATCGAGTACGTCGATGAGAGCGGCAAGCCGCAGCTTCTCAAGGCCAAGCTGACGCCGGCCGACTTCGCCCACACCGAAGTCCGCTTCCGCAAGCAGTTCAAGCCGCTGAAGAAGGACGACGGCGCCCTGCCGATCGACGAATACGTCGCGCTCGATCCGGCGGCGCGCGCCGGCAAGACGCCGTTCATCTACGCCACCGATGCCGACAAGAAGCTGATCAAGCTTTCGGTCGGCGAGACCGTGGTGGCGCTGGTGGAAGAACGGCGGAAGTACTGGCGCACGCTGCAGTATCTCGGCGGCTTCGACGTCCGTGCACTCGATGAAGCGCACAGCGCCGAACTGGCCGCGCTGCAGCACCAGTACGACGAACAGGTCAAGGCCCGCGAAAGCTCGCTCGATCAGATCGCGCGCGGCATGAGCGAGCTGGCGGCCTCTTCGAACGCGCCGGCTGCCGGCGGGCTCGCCGGCCTGATGGCCGGGCTGGCGCCCGCTCCGGCCGCCGCGGCGGCGCAGACCAACGGCGCCAAGCAGGCGAACGGCAACGGCGCCGAGCCGATCCACATCGACGATGCGGACCTCGGCAAGTGCACCAACTGCAAGAGCTGCTACCAGGACGTGCCGGAAGTGTTCGAACTCACCAAGATCGTCGTCGACGGCGCCCCGAAGGACGTCGCCCACGTCATCCCGGGCGTGTTCAGCAAGCTCAAGGTCACGCCTGAACTGTCGGCCAAACTGAGCCGCGCAGCGGCCAACTGCGATGCGGAGATCATTCGATGA
- the modB gene encoding molybdate ABC transporter permease subunit, whose amino-acid sequence MHSLPPDIWQPVWLTIELAAITTVILLIVGTPIAWWLARSRAWWKEGIAAVVALPLVLPPTVLGFYLLVLMGPDGPGGALAALWGGRTVAFTFGGLVFGSVIYSMPFVVQPIRNAFDAIGDRPLEVAATLRASPLKAFWTVAVPLARPGFLAGAVLGFAHTVGEFGIVLMIGGNIPGSTKVLSVAIYDYVETSQWREANILAGGMAAFAFVVILTMMMLEKRTARIRA is encoded by the coding sequence ATGCATAGCCTTCCCCCCGACATCTGGCAGCCGGTGTGGCTCACCATCGAGCTGGCGGCGATTACCACGGTGATCCTGCTGATCGTCGGCACGCCGATCGCGTGGTGGCTGGCGCGCTCCAGGGCGTGGTGGAAGGAAGGCATCGCGGCGGTTGTGGCGCTGCCGCTGGTGCTGCCGCCCACCGTGCTCGGCTTTTATTTGTTGGTGCTGATGGGGCCGGACGGGCCGGGCGGTGCGCTGGCGGCGCTATGGGGCGGTCGCACCGTGGCATTCACCTTCGGCGGCCTGGTGTTCGGCTCGGTGATCTATTCGATGCCGTTCGTAGTGCAGCCGATCCGCAATGCGTTCGACGCGATCGGCGATCGTCCGCTGGAAGTCGCCGCAACTCTGCGCGCCTCGCCGCTGAAGGCATTCTGGACGGTGGCGGTGCCGCTGGCGCGGCCGGGCTTTCTGGCCGGCGCGGTGCTCGGCTTCGCCCACACCGTCGGCGAATTCGGCATCGTGCTGATGATCGGCGGCAACATTCCGGGAAGCACCAAGGTGCTGTCGGTGGCGATCTACGACTACGTCGAGACCTCGCAGTGGCGTGAAGCCAACATCCTGGCCGGCGGCATGGCGGCATTCGCCTTCGTGGTGATCCTCACCATGATGATGCTGGAAAAACGAACTGCGCGGATCAGGGCATGA
- a CDS encoding TOBE domain-containing protein yields MSIEATVTLKTKEISGVGRDRIRLLQAVAREGSITAGAKAAGLSYKAAWDALDAMTNLFGRPLLETRTGGKAGGGAQLTPTGVKVIEAFGRLEAEMARVFRNLEPELAGSGITPINLVSGFFMKTSARNALRGVITDIKADTLSAEVAVTVSPETTIYALLTAESVRSLGLVVGREAIVLIKAPFVMIAPGHQPPLVSARNCVRGIVRRADVSAVNAEIVLDIGGDKTLAASVTARSADDLKLAPGDPACAVFDAAHVIVAID; encoded by the coding sequence ATGTCCATAGAGGCAACCGTCACACTGAAAACGAAGGAGATTTCCGGGGTCGGCCGCGACCGCATCCGGTTGCTCCAGGCGGTGGCGCGCGAGGGCAGCATCACCGCCGGCGCCAAGGCGGCGGGCCTCAGCTACAAGGCCGCCTGGGACGCGCTCGACGCGATGACCAACCTGTTTGGTCGGCCGCTGTTAGAGACCCGCACCGGCGGCAAGGCCGGCGGCGGCGCGCAACTGACCCCGACCGGCGTCAAGGTGATCGAAGCTTTCGGCCGGCTCGAGGCCGAGATGGCGCGGGTGTTCCGCAACCTCGAGCCCGAACTCGCCGGCAGCGGCATCACCCCGATCAATCTCGTCTCCGGATTCTTCATGAAGACCAGTGCCCGCAACGCCCTTCGCGGCGTCATCACGGACATCAAGGCCGATACGCTCAGCGCCGAAGTCGCCGTGACGGTGTCGCCCGAGACCACGATCTACGCGCTGCTGACCGCCGAGAGCGTGCGCAGCCTCGGCCTCGTGGTCGGCCGCGAGGCGATCGTGCTGATCAAGGCGCCGTTCGTGATGATCGCGCCGGGCCATCAGCCGCCGCTGGTCTCGGCGCGCAATTGCGTGCGCGGCATCGTGCGCCGCGCCGACGTCTCGGCCGTCAACGCCGAGATCGTGCTCGATATCGGCGGCGACAAGACGCTGGCGGCCTCGGTCACCGCGCGCAGCGCCGACGACCTCAAGCTGGCCCCCGGTGATCCGGCCTGCGCGGTGTTCGACGCCGCTCACGTCATCGTCGCGATCGACTGA
- a CDS encoding DUF2478 domain-containing protein has translation MSFESNQLMPIAALRGGPGTPAADVLTAFALRRKAEGIDVVGVIVPPEDTGRGHQGHGHGHGHGEGHGGGHEGCECRSELIDIATGDRYAMHQDLGSGSQACNLNSSSLALAAGAVERAVARKPALVVLSRFGGQEAVRGGLMSAFQAAIAAGVPVACVVTPKAEDVWKDFAQGLSVSLPPEADALEAWWQDHARGRNAA, from the coding sequence ATGTCGTTCGAAAGCAACCAACTGATGCCGATCGCGGCGCTGCGCGGCGGCCCGGGGACGCCGGCCGCCGACGTACTCACCGCGTTTGCGCTGCGCCGCAAGGCCGAGGGCATCGATGTCGTCGGCGTGATCGTGCCGCCGGAAGATACCGGCCGCGGTCATCAGGGACACGGGCATGGGCATGGTCACGGTGAAGGCCATGGCGGCGGCCACGAGGGCTGCGAGTGCCGCAGCGAGCTGATCGATATCGCGACCGGCGATCGCTATGCGATGCATCAGGATCTCGGCTCGGGATCGCAGGCCTGCAATCTCAATTCGTCATCGCTGGCTTTGGCCGCAGGGGCGGTCGAACGCGCGGTGGCGCGCAAGCCGGCGCTGGTGGTGCTGAGCCGGTTCGGCGGCCAGGAGGCGGTGCGCGGCGGGTTGATGTCGGCGTTCCAGGCGGCGATCGCGGCCGGCGTGCCGGTGGCCTGCGTGGTGACGCCGAAGGCCGAGGACGTCTGGAAAGATTTCGCCCAGGGGCTGTCGGTGTCGCTGCCGCCGGAGGCGGATGCGCTGGAAGCGTGGTGGCAGGATCACGCCCGCGGGCGAAACGCGGCGTGA
- a CDS encoding TOBE domain-containing protein yields MKISARNQLKGTIVDVIKGATTSHVRIDIGGGAIVTASITNESAEELKLAKGQPAVAVIKASDVLVAVD; encoded by the coding sequence ATGAAAATCAGCGCCCGCAATCAGCTCAAGGGCACCATTGTCGACGTCATCAAAGGTGCGACTACTTCGCATGTGCGCATCGACATCGGCGGCGGAGCGATCGTAACTGCTTCGATTACCAACGAATCCGCGGAAGAACTGAAGCTCGCCAAGGGCCAGCCCGCGGTGGCCGTGATCAAGGCTTCGGACGTGCTGGTCGCCGTCGACTAA
- the modA gene encoding molybdate ABC transporter substrate-binding protein: protein MKAIATLKLALFGAAFAAGLASVPALADSAKVAVAANFTEPVKEIAAAFKAKTGHEVVLSFGASGQFYTQITQDAPFEVFLSADSARPKKLAEEGLGVKDSVFTYAVGKLVLWSKSPGVVKGEETLKQASIAKVSICNPAAAPYGAAAVETMQALKLYDDLKPKLVEGANITQAYQFVQTGNAEIGFVALSQVIGDKDGSRWMVPQNLYKPITQDAVLLKKGEANAAAKAFLDFLKGPESRAIIEKFGYEVTTPKAS, encoded by the coding sequence TTGAAAGCCATTGCCACTCTCAAGCTCGCCCTGTTCGGCGCAGCTTTTGCCGCCGGCCTTGCCTCTGTGCCGGCGCTCGCCGATTCCGCCAAGGTCGCGGTCGCGGCGAATTTCACCGAGCCGGTGAAGGAGATCGCCGCGGCGTTCAAGGCCAAGACCGGGCACGAGGTGGTGCTGTCGTTCGGCGCCAGCGGTCAGTTTTACACCCAGATCACTCAGGACGCGCCGTTCGAAGTATTCCTGTCGGCCGACTCGGCGCGGCCGAAGAAGCTCGCTGAAGAAGGCCTCGGCGTGAAGGACAGCGTGTTCACCTACGCGGTCGGCAAGCTGGTGCTGTGGAGCAAGTCGCCGGGCGTGGTGAAGGGCGAAGAGACCCTGAAGCAGGCGTCGATCGCCAAGGTGTCGATCTGCAATCCGGCCGCCGCGCCCTATGGCGCCGCCGCGGTCGAGACCATGCAGGCGTTGAAGCTGTACGACGACCTCAAGCCGAAGCTGGTCGAAGGCGCCAACATCACCCAGGCCTATCAGTTCGTGCAGACCGGCAACGCCGAGATCGGCTTCGTGGCGCTGTCGCAGGTGATCGGCGACAAGGACGGTTCGCGCTGGATGGTGCCGCAGAACCTGTACAAGCCGATCACCCAGGACGCGGTGCTGCTGAAGAAGGGCGAAGCCAACGCCGCCGCCAAGGCGTTCCTCGACTTCCTCAAGGGCCCGGAGTCGCGGGCGATCATCGAGAAGTTCGGCTACGAAGTCACCACGCCGAAGGCGAGCTGA
- a CDS encoding DUF2478 domain-containing protein — protein sequence MTFDSQCDLAALVYERGEDPDRLLGEFAADLNSQGYRAVGLVQVGPRGDETRGLSARLVHSGEQISLYQDLGPMAEGCRLDPSRLLDAGARVACALAQGADLLIINRFGQQETEGKGLLHLIVEALSADVPLVIAVPSHRFDAWIKFADGMSVRLKCERRALDQWWGKLHGRSFRRPAHPHVSICEALK from the coding sequence ATGACGTTCGACTCCCAATGCGATCTGGCTGCTCTGGTCTATGAACGCGGCGAGGACCCGGATCGGTTGCTGGGCGAATTCGCCGCCGATCTCAACTCACAGGGATACCGCGCCGTCGGCTTGGTGCAGGTCGGGCCGCGCGGTGACGAGACCCGCGGGCTGTCCGCCAGGTTGGTGCATTCCGGCGAGCAGATTTCGCTGTATCAGGATCTCGGCCCGATGGCCGAAGGCTGCCGGCTCGATCCGAGCCGCCTGCTCGATGCCGGCGCGCGGGTCGCGTGCGCGCTGGCGCAGGGCGCGGACCTTCTGATCATCAATCGGTTCGGCCAGCAGGAGACCGAGGGCAAAGGCCTGCTGCATCTGATCGTCGAGGCGCTGAGCGCCGACGTCCCGCTGGTGATCGCGGTGCCGAGCCATCGCTTCGATGCCTGGATCAAATTCGCCGACGGCATGAGCGTGCGGCTGAAATGCGAGCGGCGCGCGCTCGATCAATGGTGGGGCAAGCTGCATGGCCGCAGCTTCCGCCGTCCCGCCCACCCTCACGTCAGCATCTGCGAGGCACTGAAGTAA
- the modC gene encoding molybdenum ABC transporter ATP-binding protein has protein sequence MRALSPPTIRAAFRGRLGGFNLDAAFTVPATGITGLFGPSGCGKSSVLRCLAGLQHLPGSSCEVSGEVWQDDTTFLKPHHRPIGYVFQEASLFQHLSVRANLLYGAPHESVKTHADAVEFDEVIELLGLAKLLERSPRNLSGGERQRVAIGRALLSQPKLLLMDEPLSALDRLTKDEILPFLERLHARLSLPVVYVSHDITEIERLADHLVLMQAGKVLAVGPLAELQSDPKLPLAIARDAAVNFDAEVESYDSNYGLVTLQIDGGRLLVPSAPAASGELRRVRIAASDVSLARELPQASSILNAVAARIVTTSPVGANEMLVVLALGREGHGGRLLARLSRRSWDLLRLAEGVDVYAQIKGVALAPGRDGHA, from the coding sequence ATGAGGGCGCTGTCACCCCCCACCATTCGGGCGGCGTTTCGCGGCCGGCTCGGCGGCTTCAATCTGGATGCCGCCTTCACGGTGCCGGCCACCGGAATCACCGGCCTGTTCGGGCCCTCCGGCTGCGGCAAGTCCAGCGTGCTGCGCTGCCTCGCCGGGCTGCAGCATCTGCCGGGAAGTAGCTGCGAAGTCAGCGGTGAGGTGTGGCAGGACGATACGACCTTCCTGAAACCGCATCATCGCCCGATCGGCTACGTGTTTCAGGAAGCCAGCCTGTTTCAGCATTTGTCGGTGAGAGCCAACCTGCTGTACGGCGCGCCGCATGAGTCGGTTAAGACCCATGCCGATGCGGTCGAGTTCGACGAAGTGATCGAATTGCTCGGGCTTGCGAAGCTGCTGGAACGCTCGCCGCGCAATCTGTCCGGCGGCGAGCGTCAGCGCGTCGCGATCGGACGGGCGCTGCTGTCGCAGCCGAAACTCTTGCTAATGGACGAGCCGCTGTCGGCGCTCGATCGGCTGACCAAGGACGAGATCCTGCCGTTCCTGGAGCGGCTGCATGCGCGGCTGTCGCTGCCGGTGGTTTACGTCAGCCACGACATTACCGAGATCGAACGGCTCGCCGATCATCTGGTGCTGATGCAGGCCGGCAAGGTGCTGGCGGTCGGGCCGCTCGCCGAGCTGCAGAGCGATCCGAAGCTGCCGCTGGCGATTGCGCGGGACGCCGCGGTGAATTTCGACGCCGAGGTCGAAAGCTACGATTCCAACTATGGTCTGGTGACGCTGCAGATCGACGGCGGGCGCCTGCTGGTGCCGTCGGCGCCGGCCGCGAGCGGCGAGCTTCGCCGGGTTCGGATCGCCGCGAGCGACGTCAGCCTGGCGCGCGAGCTGCCGCAGGCGAGCTCTATCCTCAACGCGGTGGCGGCGCGGATCGTCACCACCTCGCCGGTCGGCGCCAACGAGATGCTGGTGGTGCTGGCGCTCGGCCGCGAAGGTCATGGCGGCCGGCTGTTGGCGCGGCTCAGCCGGCGGTCATGGGATCTGCTCCGGCTCGCCGAAGGTGTCGACGTGTACGCGCAGATCAAGGGCGTGGCGCTCGCGCCGGGACGTGACGGCCACGCGTAG